In Funiculus sociatus GB2-C1, the following proteins share a genomic window:
- the rpe gene encoding ribulose-phosphate 3-epimerase yields the protein MSQKPIVVAPSILSADFSRLGEEIRAVDAAGADWIHIDVMDGRFVPNITIGPLIVEAIRPVTQKPLDVHLMIVEPEKYVADFAKAGADHIYVHAEHNASPHLHRTLGQIKELGKKAGVVLNPSTPLDLIEYVLELCDLVLIMSVNPGFGGQSFIPEMVPKIRKLRQMCDERGLDPWIEVDGGLKGNNTWQVLEAGANAIVAGSAVFKAKDYAEAIEGIRNSKRPTPELAKV from the coding sequence ATGAGCCAGAAGCCGATTGTTGTAGCTCCATCAATCCTATCAGCTGATTTCAGTAGGCTGGGAGAGGAAATCCGGGCGGTAGATGCCGCTGGTGCAGATTGGATTCACATTGATGTGATGGATGGTCGCTTTGTCCCCAATATCACCATTGGCCCGCTGATTGTAGAAGCTATTCGTCCTGTTACACAAAAGCCGCTGGATGTCCACCTGATGATCGTGGAACCAGAAAAGTATGTCGCAGATTTTGCTAAGGCGGGGGCCGATCATATCTACGTTCATGCGGAACACAACGCCTCACCGCATCTGCACCGGACTCTAGGACAAATTAAGGAACTGGGCAAAAAGGCTGGTGTCGTTCTCAATCCTTCTACTCCTTTGGATTTGATTGAGTATGTGCTGGAGCTTTGCGATCTGGTATTAATTATGAGCGTTAACCCCGGTTTCGGCGGTCAAAGTTTTATCCCAGAGATGGTGCCAAAAATCCGGAAGCTGCGCCAGATGTGCGATGAACGCGGTTTAGATCCCTGGATTGAAGTGGATGGGGGTTTGAAAGGTAACAATACTTGGCAGGTTTTGGAAGCTGGCGCTAATGCAATTGTGGCGGGTTCTGCTGTGTTTAAGGCGAAGGATTACGCTGAAGCAATTGAAGGTATTCGTAATAGTAAGCGTCCGACTCCTGAGTTGGCTAAGGTTTAA
- a CDS encoding S8 family serine peptidase → MVKKLAWLVWGISIPLITAPSSLAKDTSSLGESGIDVRKLHAPPYNLLGRKIAIGQVEIGRPGQFGLDKTASKKRTFSLMRVFYRDTPAKADSNVDAHAAMVAAVMISSDKALPGVAPEARLYSSAVGSPQKAGQPEECLSAQHVALQNGGDVRAINFSFGESLERDSRTDPVLDGNALLTQCIDWSSRVHDVIYVIAGNQGNGGIPIPTDNFNGVNIAYTTRRQDVFTKVDFGNLSAAPVGIGRRLINREINVGPRRSINLAAPGSNIDLLNLEGKVDSVTGTSFAAPHVTASVALLQEYGDRQLRAKQSNWSLDSRRHEVMKAVLLNSAEKIKDSGDGLRLGMSRDILTKDNRNWLESDAYKDQKIPLDFQMGTGQLNAFRAYQQFSPGQWKPDAALPPIGWDYQTVKESSFQDYVLEQPLQQGSFVSVTLAWDRLVELQDKNKNQRYDVGESFSDRGLNNLDIYLMRVEDDDISKSIWSSQSDVDSVEHIFHEIPATGRYKIRVQYRQKVNEDTQPYALAWWTVPKK, encoded by the coding sequence ATTGTCAAAAAACTGGCATGGCTTGTTTGGGGAATCAGTATTCCACTGATTACTGCACCTTCCTCACTGGCTAAAGATACGTCATCACTCGGAGAATCTGGCATTGATGTCCGCAAGCTGCACGCCCCTCCTTATAATTTATTGGGACGAAAGATTGCTATTGGTCAGGTGGAAATTGGCAGACCGGGGCAATTTGGGTTAGATAAAACTGCGTCCAAGAAGCGAACATTCTCTCTAATGCGAGTCTTTTATCGCGATACCCCAGCTAAAGCTGATAGCAATGTCGATGCTCATGCGGCAATGGTAGCGGCTGTGATGATTAGCTCGGATAAAGCTTTACCGGGAGTGGCACCGGAGGCACGGCTATATTCTTCTGCTGTTGGCTCACCCCAAAAAGCAGGACAACCGGAGGAGTGTTTATCTGCTCAACACGTAGCACTGCAAAATGGGGGCGATGTCCGAGCGATTAATTTTAGTTTTGGCGAATCTTTGGAACGAGACTCGCGAACCGATCCGGTTTTGGATGGCAATGCTTTGTTAACACAATGTATTGACTGGTCTTCGCGGGTTCACGACGTGATTTATGTAATTGCTGGTAATCAAGGCAATGGCGGCATTCCCATTCCCACTGACAATTTTAATGGTGTGAATATTGCTTACACAACGCGCCGCCAGGATGTTTTTACTAAAGTGGACTTTGGCAATTTGAGTGCTGCACCCGTTGGTATTGGCAGGCGTTTGATTAACCGCGAAATTAATGTCGGGCCCCGCCGTTCGATTAATTTAGCAGCGCCGGGGAGCAATATTGATTTATTGAATCTGGAAGGAAAGGTTGATAGTGTCACGGGGACGAGTTTTGCCGCTCCACATGTTACAGCTTCTGTGGCTTTGTTACAAGAATATGGCGATCGCCAGCTGCGAGCAAAACAGTCTAACTGGAGTTTAGATTCCCGCCGCCACGAAGTGATGAAAGCGGTGCTGTTGAACTCGGCGGAGAAAATCAAAGATAGTGGCGATGGTTTACGCTTGGGAATGAGCCGCGATATTTTGACCAAAGATAATCGCAATTGGTTAGAATCTGATGCCTACAAAGACCAAAAAATACCGTTAGATTTCCAAATGGGTACGGGACAATTGAATGCTTTTCGAGCTTACCAGCAATTTAGTCCTGGCCAGTGGAAACCTGATGCTGCACTCCCGCCGATAGGTTGGGATTACCAGACTGTAAAAGAGTCATCGTTTCAAGATTATGTGTTAGAACAACCGCTGCAACAAGGCAGTTTTGTCTCAGTTACGCTTGCTTGGGATCGCCTGGTGGAGTTGCAAGATAAAAATAAGAACCAGCGGTATGATGTTGGGGAAAGTTTTAGCGATCGCGGTTTAAACAACCTTGACATTTACTTGATGCGCGTCGAAGACGATGACATCAGCAAAAGTATCTGGTCTTCACAAAGCGATGTTGACAGTGTAGAACACATTTTTCACGAAATTCCCGCCACTGGTCGCTACAAAATCCGCGTCCAGTATCGTCAGAAAGTTAATGAAGATACCCAGCCTTACGCTTTGGCTTGGTGGACTGTACCGAAAAAATAA
- a CDS encoding serpin family protein, whose protein sequence is MNPQILNQVKAIASASIIVLGLVGWSSLKNPNIAIARPNQVQAQVSKNSSVDQKLVAANTKFGFKLFKQILKKDSGKNVFISPSSVAIALAMTYNGASGKTQQAMANTLEIQGMSLQEVNSSNEALKAILENPDPQVQLTIANSLWARQGVSFNPDFLQRNRQFYQAKITDLDFNNPDSPSVMNNWVKENTRGKINQIVNGLSSDHVLFLINAIYFKGIWTNEFDKANTVNKPFYLTNGAQKQHPMMSRNGKYRYYETDQFQAISIPYGQERLSFYIFLPKQNSNLTALYQQLNTENWEQWMNKFTMRPGLIQMPRFKMEYETSLAESLKALGMESAFDSKANFTQMSSIPLQLNQVKHKTFVEVNEEGTEAAAVTAVGVVTSLARRPEEPFRMIVDRPFFSCIRDNQTGTVLFMGSIVEPQ, encoded by the coding sequence ATGAATCCGCAAATATTAAATCAAGTAAAAGCGATCGCATCTGCAAGTATCATCGTTTTGGGTTTAGTTGGATGGTCATCACTAAAAAATCCTAATATAGCGATCGCTCGTCCCAATCAAGTGCAGGCACAAGTGTCTAAGAATAGTTCTGTAGATCAAAAGCTGGTTGCTGCTAATACTAAATTTGGTTTCAAGCTGTTCAAGCAAATTCTGAAAAAAGACAGCGGCAAGAACGTTTTTATTTCGCCTTCTAGTGTAGCGATCGCTCTTGCCATGACCTACAACGGTGCCAGCGGCAAAACTCAACAAGCAATGGCGAACACCCTGGAAATCCAAGGAATGAGTTTACAGGAAGTAAACAGCTCCAATGAAGCTTTAAAAGCAATCCTAGAAAATCCAGACCCCCAAGTACAATTGACTATCGCGAACTCCCTTTGGGCAAGACAAGGAGTTTCTTTTAATCCAGACTTTCTCCAGAGGAATCGGCAATTTTATCAAGCAAAAATTACCGATTTAGATTTTAATAACCCTGATTCCCCATCTGTTATGAATAATTGGGTAAAGGAGAATACTCGCGGCAAAATCAATCAGATTGTCAATGGTCTAAGTTCAGATCACGTGCTTTTCTTAATCAATGCTATTTATTTTAAAGGCATCTGGACAAATGAATTTGATAAAGCAAATACAGTTAATAAACCCTTTTACTTAACAAATGGCGCTCAGAAACAACATCCAATGATGTCGCGAAACGGAAAATATAGATACTATGAGACAGACCAGTTTCAGGCAATAAGTATTCCCTATGGTCAAGAAAGGCTGAGTTTTTATATTTTTCTGCCAAAACAAAATTCTAATCTGACAGCTTTATATCAACAACTCAACACTGAAAACTGGGAGCAATGGATGAACAAGTTCACAATGCGACCAGGATTGATTCAAATGCCTCGCTTTAAAATGGAGTACGAAACTTCCTTAGCAGAGTCCCTAAAAGCGTTAGGTATGGAGTCTGCTTTTGACTCAAAAGCCAATTTTACTCAAATGAGTTCTATTCCACTCCAGCTTAACCAAGTCAAGCATAAAACCTTTGTAGAAGTAAACGAAGAAGGCACCGAAGCAGCAGCAGTAACTGCCGTAGGCGTAGTGACCTCATTGGCGCGCAGGCCAGAAGAACCGTTCCGAATGATTGTAGACCGCCCGTTCTTCTCTTGCATTAGAGATAATCAAACTGGAACCGTTCTATTTATGGGGTCTATTGTGGAACCGCAATGA
- a CDS encoding LCP family protein: protein MSARKIPENRPWGQKNGQQSPRKPAPKGNQVSWLWLGLGLSGVAMLSATAGAMLAVSLSSTPLLQSQLSPDEAAVFDGDRISRTSMRLPELTRPVNILVMGIKVISSDLDNPPPETQNLGYHALVNSFEGLSDTMLLLRFNPEAQKIAVLSIPRDTRTYVEGVGMTKINAANVEGGPALSAKTASELLSGVGIDRYIRINVQGVEKLVDALGGVTVYVPRDMKYQDDSQHLYINLKAGKQHLNGNQLQQFLRFRYDKYGDIGRIQRQQMVMRALMEQALNPTTLARMPKILSVIQSHIDTNLTVEELLALVGFGVKTERSQVQMLMVPGDFSGNGQREVSYWLPNRRRIQTMMAQHFDQGLDGGEANDPAYMRVAIQDSTGNMRAVQSLIEKLREAGYQNVYVDDPWPEPLRVTHLVAQQGDGDSAQAIKRSLGFGEVRVESTGNLVSDITIQLGEDWLQRQSRRDSY from the coding sequence GTGTCAGCTCGAAAAATTCCTGAAAACCGCCCTTGGGGGCAAAAAAACGGTCAACAAAGCCCAAGAAAGCCAGCTCCCAAAGGGAATCAGGTGAGCTGGCTTTGGCTGGGGTTGGGTTTGAGTGGGGTAGCAATGTTGTCAGCGACTGCGGGAGCAATGCTTGCAGTGTCGCTTTCAAGTACGCCTTTGCTGCAAAGTCAACTGAGTCCTGATGAAGCGGCTGTATTTGATGGCGATCGCATCTCCCGCACCAGTATGCGATTACCAGAACTAACCCGCCCTGTCAATATCTTAGTTATGGGAATAAAGGTTATCTCTTCAGACCTGGATAACCCTCCCCCAGAAACCCAAAATTTGGGATACCACGCCTTAGTAAACTCTTTCGAGGGTCTGTCGGATACCATGCTGCTGTTGCGGTTTAATCCGGAGGCGCAAAAAATAGCTGTTCTCTCCATCCCACGGGATACCCGCACCTACGTGGAAGGTGTCGGCATGACCAAGATTAATGCTGCTAATGTTGAAGGGGGGCCAGCACTGAGCGCTAAGACAGCCAGCGAACTCCTTAGCGGAGTCGGAATTGATCGCTACATCCGAATTAACGTTCAAGGGGTAGAAAAACTGGTAGATGCCTTGGGTGGTGTCACCGTTTACGTTCCCAGAGACATGAAGTATCAGGATGACTCCCAGCACCTTTACATCAACTTGAAGGCGGGAAAACAACATCTCAATGGCAATCAGTTGCAGCAATTTCTGCGCTTTCGCTATGACAAGTATGGGGATATTGGTAGGATTCAGCGACAGCAAATGGTGATGAGGGCGCTGATGGAACAAGCACTCAATCCCACCACTCTCGCCCGGATGCCAAAAATTCTCTCAGTTATTCAGTCGCATATTGACACCAATTTGACTGTGGAGGAGTTGCTGGCGCTAGTTGGTTTTGGCGTGAAGACAGAACGTTCCCAGGTGCAAATGTTAATGGTTCCTGGTGATTTCAGTGGGAACGGACAGCGTGAGGTAAGTTACTGGTTGCCAAATCGCCGTCGCATTCAGACGATGATGGCGCAGCACTTCGATCAGGGTTTGGACGGCGGCGAAGCAAATGACCCTGCTTATATGCGGGTAGCGATTCAAGATAGCACTGGTAATATGAGGGCCGTCCAATCCTTGATCGAAAAGCTCCGGGAAGCTGGCTACCAGAACGTTTATGTGGACGATCCTTGGCCGGAACCGTTGCGGGTGACGCACCTAGTGGCGCAGCAAGGAGATGGCGACAGCGCTCAAGCTATCAAGCGATCGCTTGGATTCGGAGAAGTGCGCGTAGAAAGCACAGGCAACTTAGTTTCCGATATCACTATCCAGCTGGGTGAAGACTGGTTACAAAGGCAATCTCGTCGAGATTCATATTAA
- a CDS encoding alpha/beta fold hydrolase: protein MTLSSDPSAIAPTTAKIVTKTWTWRGFPICYQTQGTQGPPVVLVHGFGASWGHWRKNIPVLAQTCRVYAIDLIGFGGSAKPTPGNPISYTFETWGQQLADFCREVVGGEAYLIGNSIGCIVVMQAAVDNPDIALKIALLNCSLRLLHDRKRAQLPWYRSFGAPIVQQLLSVKWIGKLFFSQLAKPKVVRKVLLQAYKHPEAVTDELVDMLMAPAFDEGAVDVFVAFTRYSQGPLPEDLLPLLPCPAIMLWGTEDPWEPIELGRELANYPKVEKFIPIEGVGHCPQDEAPELVNPILLDWIMGAGD, encoded by the coding sequence ATGACCTTATCTTCCGATCCTAGCGCGATCGCACCCACCACAGCCAAAATCGTCACGAAAACTTGGACTTGGCGGGGCTTTCCCATTTGCTACCAAACCCAAGGAACCCAAGGGCCGCCAGTTGTGCTAGTGCATGGCTTTGGGGCATCTTGGGGACACTGGCGCAAAAACATCCCCGTCCTAGCGCAAACGTGCCGCGTCTATGCTATTGACTTAATTGGCTTTGGCGGTTCAGCTAAACCCACACCAGGAAATCCGATTTCCTACACCTTTGAAACCTGGGGACAGCAACTCGCTGATTTTTGCCGCGAGGTTGTGGGAGGAGAGGCTTATTTAATCGGTAACTCCATCGGCTGTATTGTTGTCATGCAAGCAGCAGTGGATAACCCGGATATTGCCTTAAAAATTGCTTTACTTAACTGTTCCCTGCGACTGCTACACGATCGTAAACGCGCTCAACTGCCCTGGTATCGCAGCTTTGGCGCACCGATAGTTCAACAACTACTGTCAGTAAAGTGGATTGGGAAACTGTTCTTTAGTCAACTTGCCAAACCGAAGGTAGTGCGTAAGGTTCTCCTGCAAGCCTATAAGCATCCGGAAGCCGTCACAGATGAACTGGTAGATATGCTCATGGCTCCTGCCTTTGATGAGGGCGCTGTGGACGTTTTTGTAGCCTTTACGCGCTATTCCCAAGGGCCCCTACCTGAAGATTTACTGCCGCTTTTGCCTTGTCCGGCAATCATGCTCTGGGGAACGGAAGACCCTTGGGAGCCTATAGAATTGGGGCGAGAGTTGGCTAATTATCCCAAAGTGGAAAAATTTATTCCTATCGAAGGTGTCGGGCATTGTCCACAAGATGAAGCCCCTGAGTTGGTTAATCCGATTTTGCTGGATTGGATAATGGGGGCTGGGGACTAG
- a CDS encoding RNA-guided endonuclease InsQ/TnpB family protein produces MLVFEAKLEGKKEQYERLDEAIRTALFIRNSCVRYWMDNKGVGRYELSAYCAILAKEFPWANKLNSMARQASAERAWSSIARFYDFCKKGKPGKRGFPRFKKHKTHGSVEYKTCGWKLSEDRRSINFSDGFKAGSFKLWGTRDLHFYQLSQIKRVRVIRRADGYYVQFCLDVERIENREPTGKTIGIDVGLTHFYTDSDGSSVENPRYLRKSQKALKKLNRRLSRTQKGSKNRAKARNRLSRKHLKVTRQRKDFAVKLARCVVQSNDLVAYEDLQVLNMVKNKKLSKSISDAAWTAFRNWVEYFGKVFGVVTVAVPPRYTSQNCSNCGQVAKKSLSQRTHQCPHCGFVLDRDWNAARNILELGLRTVGHAGTSNASGDIDLCLSEETPSSKPSRRKRKPKK; encoded by the coding sequence ATGTTGGTATTTGAAGCCAAGCTAGAAGGAAAAAAAGAGCAGTACGAGCGGCTAGACGAAGCCATTCGTACTGCTCTTTTTATTAGAAATAGCTGCGTCAGATACTGGATGGATAATAAAGGAGTTGGGCGATACGAGTTAAGTGCTTATTGTGCAATTCTTGCCAAGGAGTTCCCTTGGGCGAACAAACTCAACTCAATGGCACGACAAGCCTCTGCCGAGAGAGCTTGGTCATCCATCGCTCGGTTCTACGACTTCTGCAAGAAGGGAAAACCCGGAAAAAGGGGATTTCCTCGTTTCAAGAAGCATAAGACACACGGTTCTGTTGAGTACAAGACCTGTGGGTGGAAGCTTTCAGAAGACAGAAGGAGTATTAACTTCAGTGATGGATTCAAAGCAGGAAGTTTTAAGTTGTGGGGAACCCGCGACTTACATTTCTATCAGTTGAGCCAAATCAAGCGGGTACGAGTAATTCGTCGAGCCGATGGGTACTACGTGCAGTTCTGTCTTGATGTTGAGCGAATTGAGAACAGAGAGCCGACAGGCAAAACTATTGGTATAGATGTGGGACTAACCCACTTCTATACTGATTCTGACGGGTCTTCCGTTGAGAATCCACGTTATCTGAGAAAGTCCCAAAAAGCACTCAAGAAGCTTAACCGCAGGCTTTCCAGAACCCAAAAAGGCTCTAAGAATAGAGCTAAAGCGAGGAATCGCCTGAGTAGAAAACACCTCAAGGTAACTAGGCAGCGTAAAGACTTTGCTGTGAAATTGGCAAGGTGCGTAGTCCAGTCTAACGACTTGGTAGCCTATGAAGACTTGCAGGTGTTGAACATGGTTAAAAACAAAAAGCTCTCCAAGTCGATATCAGATGCGGCTTGGACAGCTTTTAGGAACTGGGTAGAATACTTCGGTAAAGTATTTGGGGTGGTGACAGTTGCAGTACCTCCTCGCTACACCAGCCAGAACTGCTCTAATTGTGGTCAGGTTGCCAAGAAATCACTAAGTCAAAGAACTCATCAATGTCCTCATTGTGGTTTTGTCTTAGACCGGGATTGGAACGCGGCGAGGAACATATTAGAACTTGGACTGCGTACCGTGGGACACGCGGGAACCTCTAACGCCTCTGGAGATATCGACCTCTGCTTGAGTGAGGAAACTCCTTCAAGTAAGCCGAGTCGCAGAAAGAGGAAGCCCAAGAAGTGA
- a CDS encoding thioredoxin family protein, which produces MSVMEKTGTPIGSYAPDFELPGIDDKVHHLSRYLERYRAIGVVFMCNHCPYVQLYLDRLIEIQAEFQERGFTLIGINANDAFQYPEDSFENMKNLAADRLNFPYLRDTTQDVARCFGATKTPEVYLIDNAGILRYSGGIDDNPQKPEAVRVHYLRDAIACLLQGNTITPESTDAVGCSVKWRN; this is translated from the coding sequence ATGAGTGTGATGGAAAAAACTGGCACTCCCATTGGTAGTTATGCTCCGGATTTTGAACTGCCAGGGATCGATGATAAAGTACACCATTTATCCCGTTATTTAGAGAGATATCGGGCTATAGGTGTCGTTTTCATGTGCAATCACTGTCCTTACGTGCAGTTGTATCTCGATAGGCTAATAGAGATTCAAGCCGAGTTTCAAGAGCGAGGATTTACGCTAATTGGCATCAATGCTAATGATGCTTTCCAGTATCCTGAAGACAGCTTTGAAAACATGAAAAATTTAGCAGCAGATCGGCTGAATTTCCCCTATCTGCGCGATACAACGCAGGATGTTGCTCGTTGCTTCGGAGCAACAAAAACACCGGAAGTTTACCTGATAGACAATGCAGGTATACTCCGCTACAGCGGGGGAATTGATGATAATCCCCAAAAGCCAGAAGCGGTACGGGTGCATTATTTGCGAGATGCGATCGCCTGTTTGCTGCAAGGCAATACAATTACTCCAGAGTCCACTGATGCCGTGGGTTGCTCGGTAAAGTGGCGTAATTAA
- the pyrH gene encoding UMP kinase, producing MGITYRRILLKLSGEALMGNLGYGIDPMVVQEIATQVAEVVASGVQVAIVVGGGNIFRGVKAASAGMDRATADYIGMIATVMNAMTLQDSLEQIGVPTRVQTAIAMQEVAEPYIRRRAIRHLEKGRVVIFGAGSGNPFFTTDTTAALRAAEIDANVIFKATKVDGIYDSDPKLNPQAHRYQSITYGHVLANDLRVMDSTAIALCKENNIPIMVFDLSVPGNIRRAVMGESVGTIVGGFCEVI from the coding sequence ATGGGGATAACTTATCGACGAATTTTACTCAAGCTTTCCGGTGAAGCTTTGATGGGCAACCTGGGCTACGGAATCGATCCGATGGTGGTTCAGGAAATCGCGACCCAAGTCGCAGAAGTGGTGGCAAGTGGCGTTCAGGTAGCTATTGTCGTGGGTGGCGGCAATATCTTTCGCGGCGTGAAAGCAGCATCGGCGGGGATGGATCGGGCGACAGCAGACTACATTGGCATGATTGCCACAGTGATGAATGCGATGACCTTGCAGGACTCTCTAGAGCAAATTGGGGTGCCAACGCGAGTGCAAACCGCGATCGCTATGCAAGAAGTCGCAGAGCCTTACATCCGGCGGCGTGCTATTCGCCATCTCGAAAAAGGACGGGTGGTGATTTTTGGGGCTGGATCGGGAAACCCCTTTTTCACCACCGACACCACAGCTGCCTTGCGAGCAGCGGAAATTGATGCGAATGTAATTTTTAAGGCGACTAAAGTAGACGGGATTTATGATTCTGACCCCAAGCTGAACCCGCAAGCTCATCGCTATCAGAGCATTACCTACGGACACGTTTTAGCTAACGATCTGCGGGTGATGGATAGTACAGCGATCGCCTTATGTAAAGAAAACAATATCCCGATTATGGTGTTTGATTTATCGGTTCCGGGAAATATTCGCCGAGCCGTTATGGGAGAATCTGTCGGAACAATTGTCGGAGGTTTTTGTGAAGTTATCTGA
- the frr gene encoding ribosome recycling factor, which translates to MKLSDAESNMKKAVESTQRSFNTIRTGRANASLLDKVIVEYYGSPTPIKSLANISTPDATTITIQPFDRSSLNLIEKAISLSDVGLTPNNDGSMIRLNIPPLTSDRRKELVKIAAKYAEEGKVSIRNIRRDAVDSIRKQEKNSELPKDEARDLQESVQKLTDKYIARVDELLAEKEKDITTV; encoded by the coding sequence GTGAAGTTATCTGACGCTGAAAGCAACATGAAAAAGGCAGTTGAATCAACTCAACGGTCTTTTAATACCATTCGGACGGGACGAGCCAATGCTAGTCTCCTCGACAAAGTAATTGTGGAATACTACGGTTCCCCAACTCCTATCAAATCCTTGGCCAACATTAGTACGCCGGATGCGACTACGATTACAATTCAACCTTTTGACCGTAGTAGCCTAAACTTAATTGAAAAAGCCATTTCGCTGTCGGATGTAGGCTTAACGCCAAACAACGATGGCTCCATGATTCGGCTGAATATTCCCCCATTGACAAGCGATCGCCGCAAAGAATTGGTGAAAATAGCAGCAAAGTATGCCGAAGAAGGCAAAGTCTCTATTCGCAACATCCGCCGCGATGCCGTTGACTCGATTCGCAAACAGGAAAAAAATAGTGAACTTCCCAAGGATGAAGCGCGAGATTTGCAAGAAAGCGTTCAGAAGTTGACTGACAAGTACATCGCCAGAGTTGACGAACTGCTAGCAGAAAAAGAGAAAGATATCACCACTGTTTAA
- a CDS encoding family 2 glycosyl transferase, which produces MWEVRIQYANGNEKILRACTNRETALRYVDAIYSQGYPMHVAYLVRPRSVDGQVFVPA; this is translated from the coding sequence ATGTGGGAAGTACGCATCCAATACGCCAACGGTAACGAGAAAATTTTACGCGCCTGCACGAACCGAGAAACTGCCCTGCGGTACGTGGATGCGATTTATTCCCAAGGCTACCCCATGCACGTTGCCTACCTTGTCCGTCCGAGGAGTGTAGATGGACAAGTGTTTGTGCCTGCATAA
- a CDS encoding geranylgeranyl reductase family protein — MFDCIIVGAGPAGGTAAYHLAKRGRSVLVIEKESLPRYKPCGGGVSPAVAEWFDFDFSPAISLKVNTIRCTWNMKDPVETELNTPEPIWMVRRDVFDHFLIQQAQQQGAELRDNTEVTGIEFKNDAWQVNTANGPVQGRYLIAADGAKGPMAKWLGFKERKRRLAGALEAEPKAQVENGHIAHFEFGMVKNGYIWNFPKADGYSIGIGNFRGSDPQDFKSLLAEYATLFNVDVKTSKQYGHPLCLWDGDQKLHTQNAVLAGEAACVVDPFTAEGIRPSMFSGLKAAEAIDKAVGGDRNALEGYTNAIAQEWGSDMVWAQRLAGIFYRIPGIAYKVGVKRPGAAEKMGQLLCGESRYSEVADRAIKRLSKSMIPGMGG; from the coding sequence ATGTTTGACTGTATTATTGTCGGCGCTGGCCCAGCAGGCGGAACCGCAGCTTATCACTTAGCGAAGCGGGGACGCTCAGTTTTAGTTATAGAAAAAGAATCTCTGCCTCGATACAAACCTTGTGGAGGTGGCGTTTCGCCAGCAGTTGCCGAGTGGTTTGATTTTGACTTCTCCCCCGCCATTTCCCTGAAGGTGAACACGATTCGCTGCACATGGAATATGAAAGATCCGGTGGAAACAGAACTGAATACACCAGAACCAATATGGATGGTGCGGCGAGACGTTTTCGACCACTTTCTTATCCAGCAGGCGCAGCAACAGGGCGCAGAACTTAGAGACAATACGGAAGTGACGGGAATTGAGTTTAAGAACGACGCTTGGCAAGTCAACACGGCAAACGGCCCGGTACAAGGTCGTTATTTAATTGCTGCCGATGGAGCCAAAGGGCCAATGGCTAAGTGGCTGGGCTTTAAAGAGCGCAAACGCCGTCTGGCTGGCGCTTTGGAGGCAGAACCAAAGGCACAAGTAGAAAACGGTCACATCGCTCATTTTGAATTTGGGATGGTCAAAAATGGCTATATCTGGAATTTTCCCAAAGCCGACGGCTATTCTATCGGGATTGGCAACTTCCGAGGCAGCGACCCGCAAGACTTTAAGAGCCTCCTAGCTGAGTATGCCACACTGTTTAATGTTGATGTCAAAACCAGCAAGCAGTACGGTCATCCTTTGTGCTTGTGGGACGGCGATCAAAAGCTGCATACCCAAAATGCAGTTTTAGCTGGAGAAGCTGCTTGTGTCGTCGATCCGTTTACGGCTGAGGGAATTCGTCCCTCGATGTTTAGCGGTTTGAAGGCAGCAGAAGCAATTGACAAAGCTGTGGGAGGCGATCGCAATGCTTTGGAAGGATACACCAATGCGATCGCTCAAGAATGGGGATCTGACATGGTGTGGGCGCAACGTTTAGCAGGAATTTTCTACAGAATTCCTGGTATCGCTTATAAAGTTGGTGTTAAGCGCCCTGGAGCTGCTGAAAAAATGGGTCAACTGCTATGCGGGGAAAGCCGTTACTCAGAAGTGGCTGATCGTGCCATTAAGCGACTGAGTAAAAGTATGATCCCCGGTATGGGCGGCTAA